A stretch of the Hydra vulgaris chromosome 09, alternate assembly HydraT2T_AEP genome encodes the following:
- the LOC136084644 gene encoding uncharacterized protein LOC136084644, translated as MMPPKKKIERVDDTFLVGKRNCTIPNNKFATTQEILQYFNFLRKSKPEVKLSFIVGCPNKSGSFSPNCPTSQLHCCIISKLVVPWTRGGFEVITTQKLMIKVTKMVKDWMKLKSLSKRNNAAEVKKRKNFKESMKKVFWIGENPLNMIEKIRKDRLRNQNDKEEDIAFLKDQLEERKGKLGGLDKRFQYSLKRKYKSKWSYNKLNNVSDTDSENSLSSFNTNKSKLSDGEFEIESYIDPTNSVNIPKDILHRTAHTAVGEGLTPHQHTAILSSFIVNSGGCMSEFVCSKSSSYRAAENAVVMGANEIRDHIKSISKSSNSLITIHFDGKIVKELTEGKQFSKDRLAVLARIKGQTELLGIPVIDSGSGEHQKEAIEELISNFGLEDKVQCLCFDTTFLGALSK; from the exons atgatGCCAcccaaaaagaaaattgaaagaGTTGATGATACTTTTTTAGTGGGAAAAAGAAATTGTACTATTCCTAACAATAAATTTGCAACTACACAAGAAATTCTTCAATACTTCAACTTTCTGAGAAAATCTAAACCTGAagttaaactgagttttattgTAGGATGTCCAAACAAAAGTGGATCATTCTCACCAAATTGTCCTACCAGTCAGTTACATTGCTGCATAATATCTAAACTTGTAGTTCCATGGACACGTGGTGGATTTGAAGTAATTACAACTCAGAAGCTAAT gATCAAGGTCACAAAAATGGTGAAAGACTGGATGAAGCTGAAAAGCCTAAGCAAAAGAAACAACGCTgctgaagttaaaaaaagaaagaacttTAAAGAAAGTATGAAAAAGGTTTTCTGGATTGGAGAAAACCCACTAAATatgattgaaaaaataagaaaagatagGTTGAGAAACCAAAATGACAAAGAGGAAGACATAGCTTTTCTTAAAGACCAATTAGAGGAAAGGAAAGGAAAGTTAGGGGGATTGGATAAGAGATttcaatattcattaaaaagaaagtataaatCTAAATGGagttacaataaattaaacaatgtaTCAGATACTGATTCTGAAAATTCATTAAGTTCTTTTAATACCAATAAAAGCAAATTAAGTGATGGTGAATTTGAAATTGAGTCATATATTGATCCTACAAATTCTGTCAACATACCAAAGGATATCTTGCACCGTACTGCTCACACAGCAGTTGGAGAGGGTTTAACTCCACATCAACATACAGCAATTCTTAGCAGTTTTATTGTCAATTCTGGAGGATGCATGTCTGAGTTTGTATGCTCTAAATCTTCATCATACAGAGCAGCAGAGAATGCTGTGGTAATGGGTGCAAATGAAATCAGAGACCATATAAAAAGCATTTCTAAATCTTCAAATTCTCTGATAACAattcattttgatggaaaaattgtGAAAGAACTTACTGAAGgaaaacagttttcaaaagaTAGGTTAGCTGTTCTTGCTAGGATTAAAGGACAAACCGAGTTACTTGGAATTCCAGTAATCGACTCAGGTTCTGGAGAACACCAAAAAGAAGCTATAGAAG